The Girardinichthys multiradiatus isolate DD_20200921_A chromosome 6, DD_fGirMul_XY1, whole genome shotgun sequence genome window below encodes:
- the rpl5a gene encoding 60S ribosomal protein L5a: protein MGFVKVVKNKSYFRRYEVKFRRRREGKTDFFARKRLVVQDKNKYNTPKYRLIVRLSNRDICCQIAYSKIEGDHIVSAAYSHELPKYGINVGLTNYAAAYCTGLLLARRLLHKFGMDQIYEGQVEVTGDEFNVESVDGQPGAFTCYLDAGLARTTTGNKVFGALKGAVDGGLAIPHSLKRFPGYDTESKEFNAEVHRKHIMGMNVADYMSYLMEEDEDAYKKQFSRFIKNGVTPDTVEEMYKKAHDAIRANPVLEKKPKRDVTKKRWNRAKLSLAQRKNRVAQKKASFLRAQEQEAGDG from the exons ATG GGTTTCGTCAAGGTGGTGAAAAATAAATCCTACTTCAGGAGATACGAGGTCAAATTCAGGAGAAGAAGAG AGGGGAAAACCGACTTCTTTGCCCGCAAACGCCTCGTTGTGCAGGACAAGAACAAGTACAACACCCCCAAGTACCGACTGATTGTCCGGCTGTCCAACAGGGATATCTGCTGCCAG ATCGCCTACTCAAAGATCGAGGGAGACCACATAGTGAGTGCTGCTTACTCCCATGAATTGCCCAAATACGGGATCAACGTGGGCCTCACAAACTACGCTGCAGCCTACTGCACCGGGCTTCTGCTGGCCCGCAGG CTGCTGCACAAGTTTGGAATGGATCAGATATATGAAGGTCAGGTGGAGGTAACGGGAGATGAGTTTAACGTGGAGAGTGTCGATGGGCAGCCAGGCGCCTTCACCTGTTACCTGGACGCAGGGTTGGCCAGAACCACCACGGGAAACAAGGTCTTTGGAGCCCTGAAGGGAGCAGTGGACGGAGGACTGGCCATTCCTCACAG TTTGAAACGCTTCCCTGGTTATGACACAGAGAGCAAAGAGTTCAACGCAGAAGTGCATCGAAAACACATCATGGGCATGAACGTGGCAGATTACATGTCCTATCTGATGGAGGAGGATGAGGATGCCTACAAGAAGCAGTTCTCTCGCTTCATTAAGAACGGAGTCACACCAGACACA GTAGAAGAAATGTATAAGAAAGCCCACGACGCTATCAGAGCGAATCCTGTACTTGAAAAGAAACCTAAAAGAGACGTCACAAAAAAGAG GTGGAACCGAGCCAAGTTATCCCTGGCCCAGAGGAAGAACCGGGTCGCCCAGAAAAAGGCCAGCTTCTTACGAGCACAAGAACAAGAAGCAGGGGATGGTTAG